The Faecalibacterium prausnitzii genome includes a window with the following:
- a CDS encoding beta-glucuronidase gives MAQFVNLNPGSLRELHIGNERLVSYNVEMTEVTGGTFWKAYTPAQIAGTEPFVLKGGFLGNATASTDLMQYYDPIDLSDKKLRKLAKEIGPAWVRVSGTWSTKTYYDFDGHTNGVIPEGYNAILTREQWLGVLDFCKDIGAKLLISVADCEGLHHADEPWNPSQAEQIFALSKEYGKAIDAAEFVNEPNLLAMSGCPKGYTTEQYVRDQDIFIRWLHENYPDCPFVGPCSTEGVLKKHGEKAQGGGVGDILPQCSTDDLMKGAQEKLDVYSYHYYNGVSERLEPVMPFAHWKADKAHTEEYLAVASNMAKFHAEKRDIYCPGGEMWVTEAGDAGGGGDTWASTYLDVFRTLNELGSFSVVTRGIIFHNTLASSDYGYLKPEVFDPRPNYFAVLLWNRLMGTTVYDAAEPIREGAHVYAHSRADGKPGKAYLVINNSLTDTTTVTLPKEAEVYQLSAETLRSQTMLCNGKALVLGEGDALPEITPAAAPAGELVLPAATCTFIVL, from the coding sequence ATGGCACAATTCGTGAACCTGAACCCCGGCTCCCTGCGCGAGCTGCACATTGGCAACGAGCGGCTGGTCTCCTACAACGTCGAGATGACCGAAGTCACCGGCGGCACCTTCTGGAAGGCCTACACTCCCGCTCAGATCGCGGGCACAGAGCCGTTCGTCCTCAAGGGCGGCTTCCTCGGCAACGCGACCGCAAGCACCGACCTGATGCAGTATTATGATCCCATCGACCTCTCTGACAAGAAGCTGCGCAAGCTGGCCAAAGAGATCGGCCCGGCCTGGGTGCGCGTGTCCGGCACCTGGTCCACCAAGACCTATTACGACTTCGACGGCCACACGAACGGCGTCATCCCGGAGGGCTACAACGCCATCCTGACCCGCGAGCAGTGGCTCGGTGTGCTGGATTTCTGCAAGGACATCGGCGCAAAGCTCCTGATCTCAGTGGCTGACTGTGAGGGTCTGCACCACGCCGACGAGCCCTGGAACCCCAGCCAGGCAGAGCAGATCTTTGCCCTGAGCAAGGAGTACGGCAAGGCCATCGACGCGGCTGAGTTCGTCAACGAGCCCAACCTGCTGGCTATGTCCGGCTGCCCCAAGGGCTACACTACCGAGCAGTATGTCCGCGATCAGGACATTTTTATCCGCTGGCTGCATGAGAACTACCCCGACTGCCCCTTTGTCGGCCCCTGCTCCACCGAAGGTGTGCTGAAAAAGCACGGCGAGAAGGCACAGGGCGGCGGAGTCGGCGATATCCTGCCCCAGTGCTCGACCGACGACCTGATGAAGGGTGCCCAGGAGAAGCTGGACGTTTACAGCTACCACTATTACAATGGCGTGTCCGAGCGTCTGGAGCCTGTGATGCCGTTTGCCCACTGGAAAGCCGACAAGGCACACACCGAAGAGTATCTGGCGGTCGCCTCCAATATGGCAAAGTTCCACGCCGAAAAGCGGGACATCTACTGCCCCGGCGGCGAGATGTGGGTCACCGAAGCAGGCGACGCGGGCGGCGGCGGCGACACCTGGGCTTCCACCTATCTGGATGTCTTCCGCACCCTGAACGAGCTGGGCAGCTTCTCGGTCGTGACCAGAGGCATCATCTTCCACAACACCCTGGCCTCCAGTGACTACGGCTATCTGAAGCCCGAAGTCTTTGACCCGCGCCCCAACTACTTCGCGGTGCTGCTCTGGAACCGCCTGATGGGCACCACCGTCTACGACGCCGCGGAGCCTATCCGTGAGGGTGCGCACGTCTATGCCCACTCCCGTGCGGACGGCAAGCCGGGCAAGGCATATCTGGTCATCAACAACAGCCTGACGGATACCACCACCGTCACCCTGCCGAAGGAAGCGGAGGTCTACCAGCTCTCCGCCGAGACCCTGCGCTCCCAGACCATGCTCTGCAACGGCAAGGCGCTGGTCCTTGGCGAAGGCGATGCGCTGCCGGAGATCACCCCGGCAGCAGCTCCGGCGGGCGAACTCGTTCTGCCTGCTGCGACCTGCACGTTTATTGTGCTGTGA
- a CDS encoding dicarboxylate/amino acid:cation symporter has translation METKKPGMSLAKRMAISLVCGLAAGLAFMFLRESLISGGKSEIWTTINELLFQDITAEGAERSFGIFYIIGQLFIKALQLVIIPMVFTSIALAIGSIADTRTMGRISAKTLFWFLLCSFLALLLASSVGYITFSMGLFNTHIEGLTEATGSTGSNPLNVVLNIIPSNIITAFGSNGAVLSAVFLAVATGLSMNALGESRTATLRRLLGEVNDVVVVFLNFIVSKFAPFAVFVLLTRTFAIYGINYLKPALVYVVVTVILLLVFLVVAYPLVIALGAKLNPITFIRKIANVAVFGFSTSSSAATLPLNIKVCEEEFGVDESIASFVLPLGMTINMDGTAIMQVIATVFIAGCAGYTVTPGQLVVVALLALLASVGTPAAPGAGAVILFTILSGVGFVNDGALLAYSLILAINRPIEMLVTSLNVVGDAVASICVARSEGLLKEEVYNK, from the coding sequence ATGGAAACGAAAAAACCTGGTATGTCTTTAGCAAAACGAATGGCCATTTCGCTGGTCTGCGGCCTGGCGGCGGGCCTCGCCTTCATGTTCCTGCGCGAGAGCCTCATCTCCGGCGGGAAGAGTGAAATCTGGACCACGATCAACGAGCTCCTGTTCCAGGATATCACCGCAGAGGGCGCAGAGCGCTCCTTCGGCATCTTCTATATCATCGGCCAGCTCTTTATCAAGGCGCTGCAGCTGGTCATCATCCCGATGGTGTTCACCTCCATCGCGCTGGCCATCGGCAGCATTGCCGACACCCGCACCATGGGGCGCATCTCGGCCAAGACCCTGTTCTGGTTCCTGCTGTGCTCTTTCCTGGCTTTGCTGCTGGCCAGCAGCGTGGGCTACATCACCTTCTCGATGGGGCTGTTCAACACCCACATCGAGGGCCTGACCGAGGCCACCGGCTCCACCGGCTCCAACCCGCTGAACGTGGTGCTGAACATCATCCCCTCCAACATCATCACGGCCTTTGGCAGCAATGGTGCAGTCCTGAGCGCCGTCTTCCTGGCAGTGGCCACCGGCCTGAGCATGAATGCGCTGGGCGAGAGCCGCACCGCCACCCTGCGCCGGCTGCTGGGCGAGGTGAATGACGTGGTGGTCGTCTTCCTGAACTTCATCGTCAGCAAATTTGCTCCTTTTGCCGTCTTTGTGCTGCTCACCCGCACCTTTGCCATCTACGGCATCAACTACCTCAAGCCGGCACTGGTCTATGTGGTGGTCACGGTGATCCTGCTGCTGGTCTTCCTGGTGGTGGCCTACCCGCTGGTGATCGCTCTGGGTGCCAAGCTGAACCCCATCACCTTCATCCGCAAGATCGCCAATGTGGCTGTGTTCGGTTTCTCGACCTCGTCCAGCGCCGCCACCCTGCCCCTGAACATCAAGGTCTGCGAGGAGGAGTTCGGCGTGGATGAGAGCATCGCCTCCTTCGTGCTGCCTCTGGGCATGACCATCAATATGGACGGCACCGCCATCATGCAGGTCATCGCCACCGTCTTCATCGCGGGCTGCGCCGGTTATACAGTCACTCCCGGCCAGCTGGTGGTCGTGGCCCTGCTGGCTCTGCTGGCCTCGGTGGGCACCCCGGCTGCTCCCGGTGCAGGTGCCGTCATCCTCTTCACCATCCTGTCCGGCGTGGGCTTCGTCAACGACGGCGCTCTGCTGGCCTACTCCCTCATTCTGGCCATCAACCGTCCCATCGAGATGCTCGTCACCTCGCTGAACGTCGTCGGCGATGCCGTCGCCAGCATCTGTGTCGCCAGGAGCGAGGGCCTGCTGAAGGAAGAGGTCTACAACAAGTAA
- a CDS encoding M3 family oligoendopeptidase, with amino-acid sequence MKFHEMTYTRPDIDALLARCKELAAKAESAASGEALVAVYYEQSRAFADYNTAANLASIHYTCDTRDAAWKAEQDFFDANGPAVQNASVEISRAFLANPHVDALTEAFGTTCVAGMKNAVLGMDDRTIDLQKEYNALVSQYQQVYGGALVAFDGKQLTIPQLGPYKENLDPAVRRAAYEAEAGYFDAHRAELDELYTKIVKNLNEQAKILGYHDYSELSYVRMNRIGYGPEEIRKFRDQVANDVVPQLKKVIELRKKRTGIEHLTFTDLPVSFRDGNPRPIEGYDARMAAARTMYHELSPETAAFIDFMQDNELFDVESRPGKMSGGYMTSLPAYKAPFIFANWNNTSADVDVLTHECGHAFEGYVAERDPKVPADLECPGMESAEIHSMAMEFLTAPWHHLLFGKDTEKYALLHAEDSFLFLAYGCIVDEFQHRMYQNPDLAPDERNAVWLELEHKYRPWIDFDNLPFYGRGAGWQRQLHIYECPFYYIDYCLSTMAALQFFLLSLKDHKDAWQRYLRLVRRAGMASYAELCETAGLKVPFTDGSIKAIAEEMEQWIAAHQV; translated from the coding sequence ATGACTTACACCCGCCCGGACATCGACGCGCTGCTGGCCCGCTGCAAAGAGCTGGCCGCCAAAGCCGAATCCGCTGCCTCCGGCGAAGCGCTGGTCGCGGTCTACTACGAGCAGAGCCGCGCATTTGCCGATTACAACACCGCCGCCAACCTGGCTTCCATCCACTACACCTGCGACACCCGCGATGCCGCCTGGAAGGCTGAGCAGGACTTCTTCGATGCCAACGGCCCTGCCGTGCAGAACGCCAGCGTGGAGATCAGCCGGGCCTTCCTGGCCAACCCCCACGTCGATGCCCTGACCGAGGCCTTCGGCACCACCTGCGTGGCCGGCATGAAGAACGCCGTGCTGGGCATGGATGACCGCACCATCGACCTCCAGAAGGAGTACAACGCGCTGGTCAGCCAGTACCAGCAGGTCTACGGCGGTGCACTGGTCGCGTTCGACGGCAAGCAGCTGACCATCCCCCAGCTTGGCCCTTATAAGGAGAATCTGGACCCCGCCGTCCGCCGCGCCGCCTACGAGGCCGAGGCCGGTTACTTCGACGCCCACCGCGCCGAACTGGACGAGCTGTACACCAAGATCGTCAAGAACCTGAACGAGCAGGCAAAGATCTTGGGCTACCACGATTACAGTGAGCTTTCCTACGTGCGGATGAACCGCATCGGCTACGGCCCGGAAGAGATCCGGAAGTTCCGCGACCAGGTGGCCAACGATGTGGTCCCTCAGCTGAAAAAGGTCATCGAGCTGCGCAAAAAGCGCACCGGCATCGAGCACCTGACCTTCACCGACCTGCCGGTCTCTTTCCGGGACGGCAACCCCAGGCCCATCGAGGGCTATGACGCCCGGATGGCCGCCGCCCGCACCATGTACCATGAGCTGAGCCCGGAGACCGCCGCATTCATCGACTTCATGCAGGACAACGAGCTGTTCGATGTCGAGAGCCGCCCCGGCAAGATGTCCGGCGGCTATATGACCAGCCTGCCCGCCTACAAGGCTCCCTTCATCTTTGCCAACTGGAACAACACCTCCGCCGACGTGGACGTGCTGACCCACGAGTGCGGCCATGCCTTTGAGGGCTATGTGGCCGAGCGGGACCCGAAAGTCCCCGCCGACCTGGAATGCCCCGGTATGGAGAGCGCCGAGATCCACTCGATGGCCATGGAGTTCCTGACGGCCCCCTGGCATCATCTGCTCTTCGGCAAGGACACCGAGAAATACGCCCTGCTCCACGCCGAGGACAGCTTCCTCTTCCTGGCCTATGGCTGTATCGTGGATGAATTCCAGCACCGGATGTACCAGAATCCCGACCTGGCCCCCGACGAGCGGAACGCCGTCTGGCTGGAGCTGGAACACAAGTACCGCCCCTGGATTGACTTCGACAACCTGCCCTTCTACGGCCGCGGCGCAGGCTGGCAGCGTCAGCTCCACATCTATGAGTGCCCGTTCTATTATATCGACTACTGCCTGTCCACCATGGCCGCTTTGCAGTTCTTCCTGCTCAGCCTCAAGGACCACAAGGACGCCTGGCAGCGCTACCTCCGACTGGTGCGCCGCGCCGGTATGGCCAGCTACGCAGAACTGTGCGAGACGGCCGGTCTGAAGGTTCCCTTCACCGATGGTTCCATCAAGGCCATCGCCGAGGAAATGGAGCAGTGGATCGCCGCTCATCAGGTCTGA